The region GGCGCCGCCCGCCACCACGGCGGCCGTTGCGGCGGCGCTCCAGCTCCTGAGACATCTCGTCGAACTTCTTCTGCTGTGTGGGATCGAGTACCGCGCGGATCTCGCCGTCCACCTTCTCTTTGAGGCTGCGGTGGTCCGGCGCACAGCGCTCGATCAGGTCTCGGCGTTCTTGCTCGTGGGCTTGGAAGATCTTCTCGATCTTGTCGCGTTGCTCCGGCGTCAGCTCCAGACGGCGAGCCATGGCTTCCATCCGAAACGCCATGCGGGCGCGACCGGGCGGTCCTTCCAGGCGCTGAGCGAAGCCGCGCAGCATGTAGCCGCGCATACCGAAGCCGCCGGCCACGGCTCCCAGACCGAAGGCGGCGACCAGTGCCAACACGGCTCCGACCTTGCGATTCACTGTTCCAGCTCCACGACATCGAAGTTCGACAAGGCGGTGGTGTCCAGCGTCGTCTGGGCGCTGGATGACACGTAGATACTGACGGCGGCGGCGGCCGCGAACAGGCTGAGGGCGATGCCGCGCGCGACCCACGGCTCGCGCCGCACGGGCAGCTGCTCCACCGCGAGCATCACTCGATCCGCGAAGTCCGCGGGCGGAGACAGCCCTTCAGTGGCTTGGGCCAGGCGATTGAGGCGAGCTTCGTCAGTCATGGTCGTCTCGACGCTTTCGCAGCGTAGCGCGTGCGCGCACCAACCGCTGCTCTACTGCTCCTTCGGAGCATTCCAGAATCTTCGCCACCTCGGGGGTGGTGAGGCCTTCCACGCTCTTCAGCACCACCGCGGCACGCTGGTCCGGAGGCAGCTCGGAGAGCCAATCGGACAGCTCCTTCAGCGCCAGATGGGCTTCCGGATCGTTGTCGGGGGTCGTCGTGGTCTCGAGCTTGTCGTCCGTACCCGCGGGGCGCACCGCCCGCCGCCGAAGATGATCGATGGCAGTGTTGGTCACCACGCGATAGAGCCAGGTGCCGAGGCCCGCGCGGCGATCGAATTGACCGTCCGTGAGCGCGCGAAAGGCCTTGATGTAGGCCTCCTGAACCACGTCCTCGGCTTCGCTCGTGCTCCCCGTGATGCGCGCTGCCAGCCGAAACAAGGAGCGCTGGGTGTGCTCCACGATCACGCGAAACTGCGCTCGGTCGCCGGCTTCCACCCGGCGTGCCGCCAAGCTGAGATCCGCTTCTGCCACGGTTCGTCGACATTACTCTCGGAGGGATGGCGAGTGGAGCCAGTGACGGCTCCACTCGCCGGTTTCATCACCGCTTTTTCATGAATCGGGGACCCTGCTCGATCTGGGTC is a window of Polyangiaceae bacterium DNA encoding:
- a CDS encoding Spy/CpxP family protein refolding chaperone; translation: MNRKVGAVLALVAAFGLGAVAGGFGMRGYMLRGFAQRLEGPPGRARMAFRMEAMARRLELTPEQRDKIEKIFQAHEQERRDLIERCAPDHRSLKEKVDGEIRAVLDPTQQKKFDEMSQELERRRNGRRGGGRRPPPKPPG
- a CDS encoding sigma-70 family RNA polymerase sigma factor, which gives rise to MEAGDRAQFRVIVEHTQRSLFRLAARITGSTSEAEDVVQEAYIKAFRALTDGQFDRRAGLGTWLYRVVTNTAIDHLRRRAVRPAGTDDKLETTTTPDNDPEAHLALKELSDWLSELPPDQRAAVVLKSVEGLTTPEVAKILECSEGAVEQRLVRARATLRKRRDDHD